The following is a genomic window from Gavia stellata isolate bGavSte3 chromosome 3, bGavSte3.hap2, whole genome shotgun sequence.
AATGTAGAGAACTGAGAATTAAAACTTAAATGCCACATAACGCAATGAAATACCTGCTGTGTCTCTATTGTGTTGGAATACCTGGCTGAGTATTctaaagacaattttaaaattgtattgaTTCTAGAGTTATAAGTAGCTTTAGAAAGGTGGTCTGTGCTCTGTTTTTTGGAATACCATCAAATGGATATAGCAAAAGACCTGTGTTTTGCCCTTGAACAAAGTTATTcgaagagaggggaaaaaacattaatattagttttctttttgcccttttttagCAGTTCAAGTAGCAATtccagcagcaggaaggaggagggtAGTGCTCCCTCAAATTCTTTCATCCCTTCTTTTCCCCGGGCTCCAAGCACTTCGGATTCTGTACGAGTGAAATGTAGAGAAatgctctctgcagctctcagaACAGGAGGTGAGCTTTGTAGACTATACTTTCAAGTTtaactattttcttcttctatatTTCAGTCCTTCCCATTCTATTTGTCTCGTGCCCCATAGGGTAGAATAAACCCTGTTTATGTCCATTTGTGTGTATATACCCATAGGCCAGCTCACTCACGTTGCAAATAATGAGTAACCTTGGCAACATGGGAATGTATTGAAATACGTTTTTGTTGCTGATGATATGGGACATTTTGTGGCTTCTGTTCATCTGATATCTTGCCTACAGTGGAACTTCTTTTCAGGAAGGTTATTGCCGCCTTAATGCGTCATTTAAATCTTTTTGTGGAAGCTGctatttttctgtcttatcTCTGACAGAGAGTGCCACTATATACATGCCTACCTTTATCACACCAGAGATCCTGTGGGCATTCAGATTTTGGTTTTTGAAGGCTGCCTTTCTGTTTTGATTAAATCTTGAAGTTGCATCGAGATACTTGCAATAAGAGGGTCTTGCATTGCTCTATCTTCATGCCTTTTGGGCATCTGTAAATTCCTCGACcgttttgggatttttttctttttcccttcatgtACACTTGGGTGTCTTTAAACTGACAAATTGAATGATATGCTAGATAAGGAGCAAACTAAAAGTTGGACTCCTCAGAATGACCTGAATTTTTTCTCGTGGGTCCTTCTCTTCTACCAGAACTTACGACCCAGCTCCTGTTCCTCTGTTCTTAGATTAGCATAACATGACCCAGTGTAGGCAGACTTCTGAATCATCCTTTTTTATCCTCTTTCACtctcttattttttgttttaattcacaTAAATTCAGATATGGACAGTAATCAAAACTGACTAAAGACCATGAACTTGTGGTCCTCTGGATCTGTAATTCATAGACTTCTAAACTAATTTGTGACCAGAAAGTTGCATATAGCATCTTAGTATTCATAATTCTATGTAGTCTTAATTTTAGCTAGTTTTCCAAGAACTCTTTTTGCTATGTTACTTTCTACAGCACATATAAACTGATCATCTATGCGTCGAATGCCAGTCTCAAAAAATAAggttattttttggttttatggcCTCCTGCATGAGATCGAAGGAGAAATGGTGTTTGGATTACTCATTGAAGTACACCCACGTTACAGCGTGTGTTTCCCTCCTTCTCATTTTATCTAATTTGTCCTAAGCTGTCTTGGAAAAGTAGCTGTCTGTGAGTAAGGGTTTTGGTCAGAAACAGTAAACAATTATCTTGAGACATTTTACGTCAAGTGTTGCATTGTCTTCAAGATTGCTGTGGTTTATTTCTTCTACTTTACATGTTTTATGACACGTctgcatttgtttaaatatcTAATAATATTGTTTCTGTTATTTAATTACTATGTTTCTAATTAAATCTCTCTCTTGCATGCATGCAAAACATTAATTGCTTATGCTTGTATTGTGTGGACTGAAAGAATTGATGAAAcacaatacaaaatgttttctttttataatagTCTATTTTATGCACAGATACGCTGTGGAGATGGGTATTTGCCAAGCCtattagaatattttaaatttttctgtatAGCAAAGTTTTTTTGTTACTAATTGTGTTGGCAACTAGAtgtcagaatttttctttttgtgaaatatttaggGTTGTTCTACTTTTTTAAACTTCCGTTGctcttcatttcacttatttttgttcttccaaGTAGTAAGTTAACAAAGTTTTGAAAGGATAAGTATACAGCAAATTAAACTTTCCtatacaaaaggaaaattcacTGCAGTTGTTTCATAATTTGCTGAGTTTCAGAGTTTCAAATGGGCTCTCAGGTATATAGAACACTGACGAGATTGTCAGGTtgctaatattttaatatttgttttccttagaTGATTACATTGCTATTGGTGCTGATGAGGAAGAGCTGGGTTCTCAGATTGAAGAAGATATCCTTTGTTGTACATCTGTGTGCTCTAGAAcaagagtattttttaaaagcatttataatGTTAATTAACTTGATCtagatatttaatattttttaatttcatttaaaacaaaaacagcaaGCTGTTCAATACATCAGTGGAGAaatttactgtttaaaaaaacagcacaaCCTAAATGATTTGCCTTGAAACATGTGGGAATGTGTGTAGGTGagtgtgtgtgggtttttttcagttcagtgtGTTTTCCTTGCAGCAGCAATATTATATCTTACTGAAGCATTCTGACATAAAATGCTGGGCtcttctgtgttatttttaaatctttttttgttaacagttttaatctttttctagtgtctttttcattttctacaagTTTATTTCTAAATGAATTTGGAATTTTCAGAAGGGTTGTTCTGGTAGCAGTGTTTCAGTAGTTACAGAGCAGAGGTCTGGGCTGCTTTTTTGGGTGGGGGGTATTCTCAAGCGTAGAAATAGTCTCAGCATCATGATTCTAACTTGCTCATGTCCTTCGGTAACTACAGTCAGCCACCATTCCTTTTAAGGAATTTCCTGTTTCTGTTGCAAACcagttttaaaattctgttagTGAGCTGCCAGCGTTTGAATATTTGGTTTAGAAATCAATTAATTCTCAGGATGTGGTCACAGAATTGGACATAAATTTATGGATGACTTTTCACAATTTCAGTTGAGATCCTACTACCTAAAAAATCACGTTTCATTGACCATGTGATAAACTATGATTAGGCTTCAGAAGGATGTGAAGTCTGCTGTGTTGAACAGGAAAGTAACTGTTGGTTGGGGTGAGGGTGAAGGACTTGATCAACAGTGGAGAAGTACACTGCTTTAGAAAaattttcccccaaaatgtATCCTTTGTAGTGCTCTGTTTTACTTGTTAATGTTTTGTTCCTTAAGTCCAAAGCACCTATTtttcaagaattaaaaaacactgatatgaaatacaaaaataggGTACGAAGTAGAATAGCGAATCTCAAGGATGCAAAGAATCCTAACCTAAGGAAAAATGTGTTATGTGGGAACATTCCTCCTGACAAGTTTGCCAAAATGACAGCAGAGGTAAGTAAAGCATAGGTCTTGAACTGTTTCCCTATTGGACTTACGTCCTGGCCTGTATTTATTagccataaaaataatttatgaaagcTGCCTGCACTTTTGAAAGACTGTAGTTTGTTTGTGGCTTGCATAGTCCAAATTACAGGTTGCGGTGGGGCAGAGAGCATGAAAGTGGTGTTTGTTAATGGTTCCTAAATACATGATTTTGTCTGTAAGTCAGAAGGCAGGTAATGTTTCCTGAAACATGGCATGTTGTGCCATTTTTAAAAGGCCACATGCTATATCAGTGATAGTTTTTAAAGTTTAGGAAGATGTAAATATGTCTGGCTACTCATTCACCTTTCTGGATATGCAAGTGTTAGCCTGTCTtgccatttgtttttcaaatgctaACCTCTGCTATTATACTCCTATGCAAGGAGCATAGCACTGTGGTTTTAAAGAACGGTCTGTCTCGTGTtggcattttcagtgtttatttaAAGCTTATCTCAAATTTGACAGAATACTTCAAGTGATTTTGAAGGAAACTCTTCACAATAAATAGAAAAAGCCATAAATGATGGGGGAAAGAAGCTAGGAGAATTACCctttaaatcaaattaaatttaTGTTATTAAAAGAACGTTTTGGACACTTGAATAGAAATTCCCATTCAGATGCTCACTGTCTTCACAAATTCCCGTTCAGATGCTCACTGTCtttacaaatcaaaataaatctaggaagtcaaatgaaaaattagattttatgggagagaaaaatgaaagcatggtTAACATCTGATTTCATTTTTGTAGTTCTGCTTGTACATGTTGGATTCTACCCCCTTAAATCAGTTATAAAGGAGTATCTTGgagactgaaagaaattaaatttatgatCAAGTAATGAAAATCATGATTAGCTTTATTCTAAAggaaaggttttttctttggttggggtttttttctatagCTTTACGTAAAGGTTAGGGCAAACAGAGCCTGATAAAAGAATGTGTAAAGAAAAGTAGATTGTATCTTCAGTGTATATTTTGAGTTTTTTCGTTCTACATGTGTGTATGTACGTATGCACAAACATACATTTTGTGTTGTCCAGTGCccattctttgttttaattaatgcCTTGGATTAAAATTTTAATGGCTAAAAAACCCCTTAGTGTTAAGATTACTTCTAAAGTGGAACAGCAATAATACAAGATTTGCATTCCACATCTATGTGGGATGCAGAGTAAAACTTTATTGAAGAAAAATGGAACAACTTGTTTTTGCTGTGCACGCTTGATTACTATACGTTGCGGAGATCTTCACGCTAGaactgttttaaaggaaaaagaaaatcgGATAATCTGAGCTCTTCTGTTAGTGTTTTGAAACTAAGTGTATATGACTTCTGGTAACATACAGTAAATTACGGCTATACTGTCTTTCTCAGTATAAATATGGAAATAGTCAAAATAGTGTAAATTTTTCCCACAATAACTTTCTGTAGGTCAATGAGATAATTATGCAAGGTTCTAACATGGGGAGAggatcttcttcttctctagaAAACTTTTAAGTCCTCCTCTACCTTGTCTCTCTGAAGTTCAGAAATGTAATAGAAATGCATTTGCATGGAAATGTTTCTAGGTGTTTGATACTGTATCTTTTACcgattttctttccagctgtgtagaggaaaaaaaaaattttttttaactttttgtagCTTCTGTTCTGTGAAATACCCCAATTTAAGTCTTGTACAGTTAAAAACGTGTAGAATTACTTTGCCCTTCAATAGAGTTGTTGTTCACGGATTCTAAATCAAAAATGGTATGTACTTGCACAGTGGTAATgacttgtttaaaacaaaaactctCTAGTAAACTCTCTCTGCTCTTTGTCCATAACAGGAAATGGCAAGTGATGAGTTGAAAGAAATGCGCAAAAATCTGACCAAAGAAGCTATCAGAGAGCACCAGATGGCTAAAACAGGAGGTACCCAAACTGATCTGTTTACATGTGGCAAGTGCAAAAAGAAGAACTGTACATACACCCAGGTACGTAGTTACTCaaactctttgttttcctttttcaaagcttaAGTCCTATATAAAGATTGtcagagaaaaaagttttaattacaaaatgaaCTTTTAACAAAACGCTAGCAAATTACAAAATATGTGAAGATAGTTGGATCTGCTTAGGTGTGCTTATGTAAAGAATGTTTGTTGTATTAATTTACCAAAGGTTTTATATAAATCCAAAATGAGTATCTATACACCATGAAACATCAGTTTCTTTGCAATGCTGAGTTTTTGCGAATTCTTCTTATTACATCTTATTAATAATGTTGTATGTGGAGGAGAGCTAATTTACTGGTTTTAATGTGTGTAAACTTTTCTTTGCAGAGGGaataaatagcagaaaataatgatacatagatataaaatacatatatatgtatacacacatatatatttttatgtataattTACCATTTCACTAACACTAGACCCTAATTTACAATCATTTCTACAACCTTTTTCTATCTTAATTAGGAAATATGTGCAAGAAGGGCTTTAATTTGTTTAGCAGTGCTTCAGGGCATGTAATTTTGATCATAGGATCAGCTGTGTTTATAATTTAATATTGTATATCAGGTGCTTTAAGtagaaagctgtttttcaaTCATGAGACTTTTAAGCCTTTGCCTCAGTAAATATATGTAAAGCTGTACTGAACATGTAGTTTTACTGCAGAATCTTTTCCTAGAAGCATGTGCACCGTTTCTATGCTGAAATTGATATTTTAGTGCTACTAAATCTGTCAGAAGATAAGTTTATGGTTGCTTTATAGTCTAGACAAAAAGTTTCAATTGATACAGAAAGTTAACTTGTATTTTTATCCAAATGTGATTCCTTAATGTTAAACTTGGATTGTAAATCTTTACATTGAACACATACTAACAAAAGTTGAAGAtactaattttccttttctgctctggcTCTTGCCTTTGCCAAAGGTTCAAACTCGCAGTGCTGATGAACCCATGACAACGTTTGTTGTCTGTAATGAATGCGGAAACAGGTGGAAGGTAAGACTCTTAGACTGCTCTTGCATATTTGATAGCAGGCAGCCAGGGTCTCTGCTTAATTTTGGTTTACAGTAAATGACCAATGAGTTTCTGTTGACTTATGGAAATTTCTTAGCCCATTAATGATAGTACTTACTGATATTGCAAAATAGCTTTAggttagaaaattatttttgactGAAGGTGTGAGATCACACAAGTAGGGCGGTGGCAAAAGGGGAAAGAAGTCAGGACATTGACTTAGTCCTTGTGACATTTAGTTATGATACTGCTTTGCCATACAAAGCAGTGGGAAGTTAGTCactgttctctctttcttcaCCCAAAGATATTCTAACTTTTTAATCTCTGCTTCGAGGAGTGGAATAGGCCTTTCTAGaccttttgttgttgttttttgtgggttttttgctcCTATGAAAAGAAGGGGGGATAAAAAAGAGATGACTGCTGCCATATTCCTGTGTCAGGGTAAGTGTAGGGCAGTGATaacttgatttaattttttttttaagttcaggAAGTGGGAATTATAAAAGCTTCTGAGGAACACTGGTAGTCCAATAAAGTggagaaacactgaaatgaagGCCTGTAAAATTTACAACTTAAGATGTGATAGCATGTGATATGAAGCATGATACCCTCGTTCCATTATTCTTCTGTGTTAGGaacactgcagctctgcagaacgACATTGCACAGCATACGTTAAGATTactgcataaaaaaaattcttttatgCATCTTGTTTTATATATCTTATTCCTGAATATTGTTCAAATCTAGACTCCAAGATAATCTAAATAATTTATAAAGCTTAGAAATTGTTTGATGTAGTACCTGGAAAAGTTCATTTGTCCTTAAAACCTTCTGTAAGGTGGCGGTTGCAAAAGTGTCTGTATAAAGATGCTTGAGCGAAGGAACGGTTATGATATAAGCAAATGCTTGAACTAGTAATTTCCATAACCGAAGTATGTTgtcatatttctgtttcttcttgcaGAGATTTAGAAATAAGCTATATGAAGATCTcataaaaattcttttcttttgacagTTCTGTTAGAAGAAGAAATTGTCAAGACATCTGGACCAGTATGAAAGAGGATTTTGTAATTAGCTTTAAAAACTAGGCTAAGCATCTAGCTTCCTGCAAATGagaggttttttgggttttgttttctctcttttttttttttttttaagcagcataCATGCCTGAAGTTAGCCTTTGTTTTGACACAACCATCATTTCCTTAAATGCTTTCCTATAGCTTATAGTCAGTAGGGCCAGGTTGCTCAATTGTATGGtgaatgttaaaatattttttcatttttataagtAAGTTGACATTAAACTTTTACCAATTAAACATTTTGGTAATTGGCTTGGTTTTTTCTATGTGAATAATGTACTGTATTTTTTGCAGTCTGAAACATACATGCTCTTCCCGTATGTATTTTACCTCTCCACATTTGTTCAGTTTtaagaatggatttttttcttgctgctgtgttCACTAGCtttgcaaagggaaaaggtATCTAACTTCATCTAGTTACATTAAACTCAGTTGTTAACTGAATCACAATTTAGTTAAACTTCTAGTTTGTATGTACTGTTTCTAAATTAGGACTGAATTTGTGGTCATGCGGTTTGGAAGTTTATTAGTGGATATGATGACCTCTTTTGCAGTGGTTGATTAAGTTTGTTTATGTAACCAGCTTTGATTAGTGCAATTATTTTATTGTCCAAAGCATGTATTTTACGTTCTATCAGTAGGTATTATTTCTAGGAATGTCTTAAAATGGTCAGTTAAATCTGATTTGAGTGTTCAGTTTTGCTTAATGTGCTTGACAACCAAGTTTGGTTTAGACTTTGTAAATAAGCAAAGGCATCGTGTTGTAGGCTGTCCTAATAACAGCAGCTAACGGATTCATCACAATATAAACTGGCTGGAGAGGTAATATTAAATTCACTTCATATAAATGACATTGATTTTGTTCATGAACTGAATTTTGAGATGTAGAGTACCCTATGTCAATCATAGACCTGCAGGTGAAAGTAAATTATTAAAGTTATGGTCTTTTCCATATGTGGAATGATATAAATATTATTTCGTTAGAGCCTGCTTTTTAACAGTGCACATGTTTAGAAGTATTTTCAAATGCgctttccagaaaaaatatgTCAACATCTTTAGAAGAGATTAAATTCTTTCATTATACCTAagtttatattatttaatttatcgAAGCCTGGGGCTGAGGAGGTCTATCCTAGCAATGTATAAAGGATTCACGGGGGCATGGGAGGAGTATGAGTGGTTCCTGGAGAATAAATTCCTTGActgtaaaggaaaaacaagattttttttttttatgttgaatATTTTTTATGTGATGGTGGCAATCATAACAAATGAGTTGGAAATAGTATGATGACACTTGAGATTTGCAAGACAAGAAGTGTTTGGTAAATACTTTATAAAGCAAGCTTTTCCAGTCAGCTTgtgcaaggaaggaaaagtggcttttctgctgaagttacaaacattttttttaggCAGGAAATCGTTcaacatttaaaatttcttgCATGACTTAatataaaaaagattttaactCAGTTTATTTGATATTAATGCCCTAATtcagaaaacattcttttttctaCTAGCAGAATGGGTTTATTTTTAGCCTGTGTGTAGGTCCTTTGGCAGGATTGCTTCTTAAGAGTTACTTAAAGATgcataattgattttttttttttcccccccaagtTGTTTAAGACATCAACAAACTAATGGCAGATGTTTAATATCAATTGCAGTGCTTTGTTTGGAGACCTTTGTAAAGGAACAAGTCCAAAAAATGATGTTAAAAATGACTGCAAATGGGATGCCAAGTAGACATAAATTTCCACTGCTGTTCACAGTATATATACAGGGCAGGCACAGGTTGGTTTGCATAACCTTCCTCACTCTACATGTCCTTTAATCTCTATGCCTGATTGTGACACTTAGGAGAAGTACCCTTTTTAGAAAACATattaattgtctttctgtgcttACTGAATTATATCTGGACTTTATTAAATGAACTAGAACTGCTATAGTGCTTTCTGTGATGTGGGTATATCCAAGTAGGAGTTCAAATAAAACGTCGTTTCACCTCATGTTATCCCATGGCTGGGCAACAGCCTTtaccctttctcttttctgtgcccaaGGTAAAAAGAACACAgtttctttcttgtagtgaaAGATGAAGTCCAAGAACTAGATCCAACACAGATCATAGGTGCCTAAATTCTATTCATG
Proteins encoded in this region:
- the TCEA1 gene encoding transcription elongation factor A protein 1, whose amino-acid sequence is MTTEDEIIRIAKKMDKMVQKKNAAGALDLLKELKNIPMTLELLQSTRIGMSVNAIRKQSTDEEVTSLAKSLIKSWKKLLDGPSTDKDSEEKKKEPASSSQNSPEAREESSSSSNSSSRKEEGSAPSNSFIPSFPRAPSTSDSVRVKCREMLSAALRTGDDYIAIGADEEELGSQIEEAIFQELKNTDMKYKNRVRSRIANLKDAKNPNLRKNVLCGNIPPDKFAKMTAEEMASDELKEMRKNLTKEAIREHQMAKTGGTQTDLFTCGKCKKKNCTYTQVQTRSADEPMTTFVVCNECGNRWKFC